One window of the Rosa rugosa chromosome 3, drRosRugo1.1, whole genome shotgun sequence genome contains the following:
- the LOC133741272 gene encoding cold-regulated protein 28-like isoform X3 — MEEHIPPPNSDPEFRSELTRTGGSNPASSSFVPLRTCAHATPGTSTEWTDEKHRSYINSLETSFVNKLYHSRHLWDCHPQKYVQGIHPSKELPFKTYNSSDQVRELNLFIVVRDRRSQKIISPRNETLLESTADSNVTMERPRMDHIASCYKGTHLRRKRTSEHSGVIARTSEQNPACHQDSVGSAAEVSGQNFVVEDNRGKLNCEFIPKRLKRASPNSSSNDQLVPLGNFDTKEVSMAHNAPSGREEQGHHQLLLEHRESFICPNSIFTDS, encoded by the exons ATGGAAGAGCATATTCCTCCGCCGAATTCGGATCCCGAGTTCAGGAGCGAGTTGACTCGGACCGGCGGCTCCAACCCGGCGTCGTCCTCCTTCGTTCCTCTTCGGACTTGCGCGCATGCAACACCG GGCACATCCACAGAGTGGACAGATGAGAAGCACAGATCGTATATAAATTCCTTAGAAACATCATTTGTAAATAAATTGTACCATTCCAGGCATTTGTGGGACTGCCATCCACAAAAGTATGTTCAGGGGATACATCCGTCAAAAGAGTTGCCTTTCAAGACTTATAATTCTTCTGACCAGGTCAGGGAGTTAAATCTG TTCATTGTTGTTCGAGATAGGCGTTCTCAGAAGATCATCTCTCCAAGGAATGAAACTCTGCTGGAAAGCACCGCTGATTCTAACGTTACTATGGAAAGGCCCCGGATGGATCATATAGCGTCTTGTTATAAGGGGACCCACCTAAGAAGGAAACGGACCTCAGAACACTCGGGTGTAATCGCAAGAACTTCCGAGCAGAACCCTGCATGTCATCAGGATTCAGTTGGCAGTGCTGCAG AAGTTTCGGGTCAGAACTTTGTGGTTGAGGACAACAGAGGGAAGCTAAACTGTGAATTCATACCAAAAAGGCTTAAAAGGGCTTCACCCAACTCTTCCAGCAATGATCAA CTTGTGCCATTGGGAAATTTTGATACAAAGGAGGTTTCGATGGCCCATAATGCTCCCTCCGGAAGGGAAGAACAGGGGCATCATCAGTTGCTATTAGAGCACCGTGAGAGCTTCATCTGTCCAAATTCTATCTTCACTGATTCTTAG
- the LOC133741272 gene encoding uncharacterized protein LOC133741272 isoform X2 has product MWILSLAPQKQKVPLPFFSFFTTSLGLFSSSSSLPKAQEHVSKTHRFAFSDQRTENRNGRAYSSAEFGSRVQERVDSDRRLQPGVVLLRSSSDLRACNTGSSLYLISHKPSIFFAICLSQNTSSICLPVNNMKKKKGTSTEWTDEKHRSYINSLETSFVNKLYHSRHLWDCHPQKYVQGIHPSKELPFKTYNSSDQFIVVRDRRSQKIISPRNETLLESTADSNVTMERPRMDHIASCYKGTHLRRKRTSEHSGVIARTSEQNPACHQDSVGSAAEVSGQNFVVEDNRGKLNCEFIPKRLKRASPNSSSNDQLVPLGNFDTKEVSMAHNAPSGREEQGHHQLLLEHRESFICPNSIFTDS; this is encoded by the exons ATGTGGATCCTTTCATTGGCtccccaaaaacaaaaagtccCTCTCccattcttctccttcttcacgaCCTCTCTgggtcttttttcttcttcttcatccttaCCAAAAGCTCAGGAGCACGTTTCCAAAACGCACCGTTTTGCATTTTCTGATCAGAGAACCGAAAATCGCAATGGAAGAGCATATTCCTCCGCCGAATTCGGATCCCGAGTTCAGGAGCGAGTTGACTCGGACCGGCGGCTCCAACCCGGCGTCGTCCTCCTTCGTTCCTCTTCGGACTTGCGCGCATGCAACACCG GTTCTAGTCTATACCTTATAAGCCACAAGCCTAGCATTTTTTTTGCTATTTGCTTGAGCCAAAACACCTCTTCCATCTGCTTGCCTGTGAAtaatatgaaaaagaaaaag GGCACATCCACAGAGTGGACAGATGAGAAGCACAGATCGTATATAAATTCCTTAGAAACATCATTTGTAAATAAATTGTACCATTCCAGGCATTTGTGGGACTGCCATCCACAAAAGTATGTTCAGGGGATACATCCGTCAAAAGAGTTGCCTTTCAAGACTTATAATTCTTCTGACCAG TTCATTGTTGTTCGAGATAGGCGTTCTCAGAAGATCATCTCTCCAAGGAATGAAACTCTGCTGGAAAGCACCGCTGATTCTAACGTTACTATGGAAAGGCCCCGGATGGATCATATAGCGTCTTGTTATAAGGGGACCCACCTAAGAAGGAAACGGACCTCAGAACACTCGGGTGTAATCGCAAGAACTTCCGAGCAGAACCCTGCATGTCATCAGGATTCAGTTGGCAGTGCTGCAG AAGTTTCGGGTCAGAACTTTGTGGTTGAGGACAACAGAGGGAAGCTAAACTGTGAATTCATACCAAAAAGGCTTAAAAGGGCTTCACCCAACTCTTCCAGCAATGATCAA CTTGTGCCATTGGGAAATTTTGATACAAAGGAGGTTTCGATGGCCCATAATGCTCCCTCCGGAAGGGAAGAACAGGGGCATCATCAGTTGCTATTAGAGCACCGTGAGAGCTTCATCTGTCCAAATTCTATCTTCACTGATTCTTAG
- the LOC133741272 gene encoding cold-regulated protein 28-like isoform X4: protein MKKKKGTSTEWTDEKHRSYINSLETSFVNKLYHSRHLWDCHPQKYVQGIHPSKELPFKTYNSSDQVRELNLFIVVRDRRSQKIISPRNETLLESTADSNVTMERPRMDHIASCYKGTHLRRKRTSEHSGVIARTSEQNPACHQDSVGSAAEVSGQNFVVEDNRGKLNCEFIPKRLKRASPNSSSNDQLVPLGNFDTKEVSMAHNAPSGREEQGHHQLLLEHRESFICPNSIFTDS, encoded by the exons atgaaaaagaaaaag GGCACATCCACAGAGTGGACAGATGAGAAGCACAGATCGTATATAAATTCCTTAGAAACATCATTTGTAAATAAATTGTACCATTCCAGGCATTTGTGGGACTGCCATCCACAAAAGTATGTTCAGGGGATACATCCGTCAAAAGAGTTGCCTTTCAAGACTTATAATTCTTCTGACCAGGTCAGGGAGTTAAATCTG TTCATTGTTGTTCGAGATAGGCGTTCTCAGAAGATCATCTCTCCAAGGAATGAAACTCTGCTGGAAAGCACCGCTGATTCTAACGTTACTATGGAAAGGCCCCGGATGGATCATATAGCGTCTTGTTATAAGGGGACCCACCTAAGAAGGAAACGGACCTCAGAACACTCGGGTGTAATCGCAAGAACTTCCGAGCAGAACCCTGCATGTCATCAGGATTCAGTTGGCAGTGCTGCAG AAGTTTCGGGTCAGAACTTTGTGGTTGAGGACAACAGAGGGAAGCTAAACTGTGAATTCATACCAAAAAGGCTTAAAAGGGCTTCACCCAACTCTTCCAGCAATGATCAA CTTGTGCCATTGGGAAATTTTGATACAAAGGAGGTTTCGATGGCCCATAATGCTCCCTCCGGAAGGGAAGAACAGGGGCATCATCAGTTGCTATTAGAGCACCGTGAGAGCTTCATCTGTCCAAATTCTATCTTCACTGATTCTTAG
- the LOC133741272 gene encoding uncharacterized protein LOC133741272 isoform X1: MWILSLAPQKQKVPLPFFSFFTTSLGLFSSSSSLPKAQEHVSKTHRFAFSDQRTENRNGRAYSSAEFGSRVQERVDSDRRLQPGVVLLRSSSDLRACNTGSSLYLISHKPSIFFAICLSQNTSSICLPVNNMKKKKGTSTEWTDEKHRSYINSLETSFVNKLYHSRHLWDCHPQKYVQGIHPSKELPFKTYNSSDQVRELNLFIVVRDRRSQKIISPRNETLLESTADSNVTMERPRMDHIASCYKGTHLRRKRTSEHSGVIARTSEQNPACHQDSVGSAAEVSGQNFVVEDNRGKLNCEFIPKRLKRASPNSSSNDQLVPLGNFDTKEVSMAHNAPSGREEQGHHQLLLEHRESFICPNSIFTDS, encoded by the exons ATGTGGATCCTTTCATTGGCtccccaaaaacaaaaagtccCTCTCccattcttctccttcttcacgaCCTCTCTgggtcttttttcttcttcttcatccttaCCAAAAGCTCAGGAGCACGTTTCCAAAACGCACCGTTTTGCATTTTCTGATCAGAGAACCGAAAATCGCAATGGAAGAGCATATTCCTCCGCCGAATTCGGATCCCGAGTTCAGGAGCGAGTTGACTCGGACCGGCGGCTCCAACCCGGCGTCGTCCTCCTTCGTTCCTCTTCGGACTTGCGCGCATGCAACACCG GTTCTAGTCTATACCTTATAAGCCACAAGCCTAGCATTTTTTTTGCTATTTGCTTGAGCCAAAACACCTCTTCCATCTGCTTGCCTGTGAAtaatatgaaaaagaaaaag GGCACATCCACAGAGTGGACAGATGAGAAGCACAGATCGTATATAAATTCCTTAGAAACATCATTTGTAAATAAATTGTACCATTCCAGGCATTTGTGGGACTGCCATCCACAAAAGTATGTTCAGGGGATACATCCGTCAAAAGAGTTGCCTTTCAAGACTTATAATTCTTCTGACCAGGTCAGGGAGTTAAATCTG TTCATTGTTGTTCGAGATAGGCGTTCTCAGAAGATCATCTCTCCAAGGAATGAAACTCTGCTGGAAAGCACCGCTGATTCTAACGTTACTATGGAAAGGCCCCGGATGGATCATATAGCGTCTTGTTATAAGGGGACCCACCTAAGAAGGAAACGGACCTCAGAACACTCGGGTGTAATCGCAAGAACTTCCGAGCAGAACCCTGCATGTCATCAGGATTCAGTTGGCAGTGCTGCAG AAGTTTCGGGTCAGAACTTTGTGGTTGAGGACAACAGAGGGAAGCTAAACTGTGAATTCATACCAAAAAGGCTTAAAAGGGCTTCACCCAACTCTTCCAGCAATGATCAA CTTGTGCCATTGGGAAATTTTGATACAAAGGAGGTTTCGATGGCCCATAATGCTCCCTCCGGAAGGGAAGAACAGGGGCATCATCAGTTGCTATTAGAGCACCGTGAGAGCTTCATCTGTCCAAATTCTATCTTCACTGATTCTTAG
- the LOC133740953 gene encoding uncharacterized protein LOC133740953, with protein sequence MSDPRAPPPRPLYKQNSWSPDILREETWQRQKSNWGMRSLNRRSKSVSDDDLEELKACIELGFGFDSPEIDPKLCHTLPALEAYHALNKQQFNKSVSTEGDDAEVVKMRLKQWAQLVACAVRQSSSSGR encoded by the exons ATGTCAGACCCTCGCGCACCACCGCCTCGACCTCTCTACAAGCAGAACTCCTGGTCGCCGGACATACTCCGTGAGGAGACATGGCAGCGTCAGAAGAGCAATTGGGGCATGCGGAGTCTCAACCGCCGCAGCAAAAGCGTTTCAGACGATGACTTGGAGGAACTGAAAGCCTGCATTGAGCTGGGATTCGGGTTTGATTCACCAGAAATCGACCCCAAACTCTGCCACACCTTACCTGCATTGGAGGCTTACCATGCTTTAAACAAGCAGCAGTTCAATAAAAGCGTATCAACAG AAGGGGATGATGCGGAGGTGGTGAAGATGAGGTTAAAGCAGTGGGCGCAATTGGTTGCCTGTGCGGTTCGGCAATCATCTTCTTCCGGAAGATAA